The following are encoded together in the Platichthys flesus chromosome 9, fPlaFle2.1, whole genome shotgun sequence genome:
- the cep350 gene encoding centrosome-associated protein 350 isoform X1: protein MKSSRRTEVSVKSSAQQLTDHSIGTELTTAWKSLAQPKAALRHIENHIEAVPGTGVLLHSVMDPPKDKSSRTVRCRDGQQANRGSSKRRGRSQQSPEKSSSRSPLRNTTQDSNVCRNNCVEFREPLASYRGATPPPHPSSQLESFSGQSVPGSSYPSSDPLLSQLVYQRDTRDKQTDRDLDIPHSSALESTKVRYLNDQPALDTLKTNGIHSHLTGVRAPLWEGSEEDSTPKAQLGMDSQQSSPCLAPTPGSVPRGESTSSTSPGSASQRLENLRRHQPDDKLEKLKERIRRQRQHMEEAAEKERLLGFLEQPIMAAVGTNKADTNNIPTAKIRKVAAAPPAPIYKGFNSTETKIRTPDGKVWKEEEFLNLSRDVYRDLSRQFAESPRSRHQQQREEGADRSRERRPPKPTRKVHRAAPASDLNAKPVISPASWRDGQKLVKMVLGPVSRLPREDDRSHPVDGLSRTASHPHSSSEPRSKSSRRSRPNSRERPRSGFQEQSKIPSATTSCPFTAAQEKEPGAVSTDLLSADIQGILNDLQLECKAAEKEERARQRSRGGSNVRRGRGGSGSRTRTPMSAWGTTAATVSSSRGCRSASPTTHRPESANTTDTGHKNRHYDADAVRHYIIRQQEERKRRLAEDKRALREETERRNQRLQELYRKQREVARTVAIPIDPPVAPVQKRLQETYNKLLLEEAELGEDVTQMHPAAPSSQMRPMYQPSGESDKENKRLDAPQSPSSSDRSLNDQPPPLYRDDLDVGVSSFLQPDRLSPAVRPTARHSGSTLAPYGDHLLSQLLRLETEVAASNINHTQRLATAPTNRSPFKMSRIEALKAKAASLSNRIESEARKIAGEGVNYGTAASADMDTILAPLSSQAYLDDGRWAETAATENNDEAFGVKRIWLSTGQSSYDCTALPGVGNLHTFSRQKERRSIQTNLTSPQISNGDRTGPIHKSYIQERGNLVNGFEKVEIIDKMAQRSSFDKMDNQTGPLDSSTSSISEGPILSEGSFSEDEASPPRPSHNRVSRPAGHLEAAEYCAGRRGDYQRLTEFQREAAKCSALSPPFAQQDCSKMAWEELNKGSPLSVINIFTKNLHGHVKASERNSPSPQSYHPGNGLGDAAIYEDDFVSSSQSSKTTGQLKRGSKSPSVNSHFEELIRRSPYEPNRGSINSHHSSAHSPLVSSGSTSGSSPLSKYSSRRTGTSDQSDATLVEEQRSPCSPRSEVLSSDSRKKGSDKSSGHSEARSVLSSELLGHPHQSSALDGKRSASVVTPKHASPSGSPDPGSPPGLDSFSEPVRGGSDYIGTGNPAGSGRLENRTTGELQYSPAVLQQRMAAELHYLESVEESVRQLGDVERLIGVSMAQQDSANLAQMLKAKEQRHECDLYELKIKTEREALGTQLQMEENRQRVARAHTELQETLAANQKETLEGLQEATTKMMSQQAEAARYTADAARHIKEMTELARSQIAGALVVAPVAADSSMLDQRVEHESSYTKQQQDQADSDSFQSEVSSRRAKPEESLSSLNSQSDSLSFRRPNMSGENSSSLNTPSYVSSDHREPPKKEAGEGKWRNGGAEGRKEREVRSSSIEEEVLTAANDSLCSDSIPSIVDEKGDSTSVATEYSLKFDESMTEDEIEERSFRSLLPSEAHRRGTIEKKSRHHEESEDDGANHNTTLVSGAHNIFKSQDGKMAFSGGQDSFSQFTMDMVRQYMKDEEVRLQHQSSLLHLRQKALKEKTRTELAWLEHQKNRLRDKGEDDKMPPLRKKQRGLLMKLQQEQAEIKRLQEANKAARKERQLLLKQQEEIERMRNSTLRLKERLKCAGVEAPPETPVSEAPLSETASPNMRHADNRSPSPSLSISGSETSSIMQKLKKMRTHTDEKHCSPVHYFLSVFTAHHWASLSVCLPKLQPKFQLFIYNQLVRFLTKREQQLMHRRRHAEELLQWKQRLDQEEAEVRRMEREALAVWDKTRSQPKDREAPESQKEEISDTSPSKHQSSEPRTDSERDYVSEGDCSSAAPESSIHTEGLGSQQPGSPSSAKPVSVRETPLASVHSSPANYTNDFSSASPSPGRQSVQSSIVKGSHSPAASPSDGSSKTKMQLHSSRTIIQARTQPTDSPMAAPTEPISDQSDIETRIKALKEELRKRKSMACQLKKEQKKRNKERLKAKEASLLKQLETYNDFIEKTKAELDEEPDSTPDTKSQIQDSISVAKQSSINPPSHRSEKSQDSERTKIDASFDRYAPLEVDHSRSTSVPEVLSDEDPPTVTPTPVYGSPDCPRGRQSSLDLLRPTSKETKTQIIESGDENILSDLRSEIQEELEVEVSSSSEDQHSELYHKLEKEDRPDSREKQSTHKHDSSSMSENHRSYPSEAEVVVKPTTKSLSPAMDFESQEAPKKDAEAFASLPDDYHDDFESSRDSSPREKHPISKSESQISVSPTEVKVSRKDSPGRTTPNDSQDEEVEEEIEDELSPHSGMSEPSEHSGRLLELYKQTEDFKHDQKSINSSHSAPLSPVLSPLPPAQDEMPSFKVGDRVLVGSVQPGTLMFKGPTSFANGFWAGVELDKSEGSNNGTYDGVVYFECNECHGIFAPPDKITHLPDKFGLYTDTTEDEDSFSEDLLDKGGDKCERDEDGNDKRGKLQSKNEQTSEDFGAGDKKITDDSLGKNQTSLKPTSHLNTQHHKDSHHQLSNGNSQDIILEFDDAPTTLLISDMAKIDLEKKPSPKEITTLVENEDVDSQHQFTPADLSTDIWEVEGKEMETDKLDKFTDTLFNNFLRDTVKQFTELKRAKEQKIKDANQMNGELLGENVEEEWIPIVEQKDGLPFFPTIEKEELSSPELCNRPESPMLGASGQEELAKRLAELELSRELLEDLGDDEDWFDEDYGLSSRREQQRLKQRQIEEEEELRLGGLGRSGSSTPMGGEGQVKSPPRPELPLPLPPKLPEQPAMVVPHSAAEVEKMVHAAAQEIWESCGLGRGGGVTLSQLPKPNPSHEYLGTEASCQDQEALSIRSYKKGVYDLTWEILQEIHADDPNADQPQWVKARRGKASYHRVKSPGDITKLQEFLAAEVLKLYGLAKDQSQKTDWQKMLKFGKKKRDRVDHILVQELHEEEAQWVNYDEDELFVKMQLADSIFDALLKDTANTLTQICDTRAKRDGPS from the exons atgaagagcagcaggaggactgAGGTGTCTGTCAAAAGCTCTGCTCAGCAGCTCACCGATCATAGTATTGGGACAG aGCTGACAACTGCATGGAAAAGTTTGGCTCAGCCCAAAGCTGCT TTGCGGCATATAGAAAACCATATAGAGGCAGTTCCAGGGACCGGGGTTCTCTTGCACTCAGTCATGGACCCACCCAAGGACAAATCGTCCAGGACTGTCCGCTGCAGGG ATGGGCAGCAAGCTAACAGAGGGTCTTCAAAGCGCAGGGGGCGAAGTCAGCAGAGTCCAGAAAAGAGCAGCTCACGCAGCCCACTGCGAAATACCACCCAGGACAGCAATGTCTGCAGGAACAACTGTGTGGAGTTCAGGGAACCGCTGGCATCATACAG AGGGGCCACCCCTCCACCACATCCATCCTCTCAGCTGGAGTCCTTCAGCGGGCAGTCAGTGCCAGGGTCTTCATACCCATCCTCAGATCCTCTGCTCAGCCAGCTGGTCTACCAGAGGGACACTAGAGACAAGCAGACGGACAGGGACCTAGACATCCCACACTCCTCAGCTCTGGAGAGCACCAAGGTCCGCTACCTCAATGATCAGCCAGCCCTGGACACCCTGAAAACGAATGGAATCCATTCACATCTCACAGGTGTAAGAGCTCCTTTATGGGAGGGGTCTGAGGAGGATAGCACTCCCAAAGCACAGCTGGGTATGGACAGCCAACAGTCAAGTCCGTGTCTAGCTCCAACCCCGGGCTCTGTACCCCGAGGGGAAAGCACTTCCTCCACCAGCCCTGGCTCAGCTTCTCAGAGGCTGGAAAACCTAAGGCGACATCAGCCTGATGATAaactggagaagctcaaagagCGTATTCGAAGGCAGAGGCAACATatggaggaggctgcagagaaagagaggctgcTGGGTTTTCTGGAGCAGCCTATTATGGCAGCTGTGGGGACTAACAAAGCTGATACCAACAACATACCCACAGCCAAAATAAGGAAAGTAGCAGCTGCACCCCCTGCTCCTATATACAAAG GTTTCAACAGTACTGAGACAAAGATTCGGACCCCTGATGGGAAagtgtggaaggaggaggagtttctTAACCTCAGCAGGGACGTATACAGGGACCTGTCAAGACAGTTTGCTG AGAGCCCCAGATCGCggcatcagcagcagagggaagagggagcaGACAGGTCCAGAGAGAGGAGGCCCCCCAAACCAACCAGGAAGGTCCACAGAGCTGCCCCTGCCTCTGACCTAAATGCAAAACCAG tgaTCAGCCCTGCATCGTGGCGGGACGGCCAGAAGCTGGTGAAGATGGTACTGGGTCCAGTTTCGCGGCTGCCGAGAGAAGATGACAGATCCCATCCAGTTGATGGATTGAGCCGAACAG CTTCCCATCCCCACTCCAGTTCAGAGCCACGCTCAAAATCCAGCCGACGATCTCGACccaacagcagagagaggcctCGCAGTGGTTTCCAGGAGCAGTCAAAAATCCCCTCTGCAACCACATCTTGCCCCTTCACTGCAGCTCAGGAGAAAGAGCCGGGGGCTGTAAGCACAGACCTTTTGTCAGCAGACATTCAGGGAATACTTAATGACCTTCAGCTGGAGTGTAAAGCAGccgagaaggaggagagggccAGGCAAAGGTCCCGAGGAGGGAGCAATGttaggagagggagagggggatcAGGGTCACGAACAAGAACTCCGATGTCTGCGTGGGGAACTACAGCGGCCACGGTTAGCTCCTCGAGGGGATGCCGCAGTGCCAGCCCCACTACACACAGACCGGAGTCTGCCAACACGACTGATACGGGGCACAAAAATCGCCACTATGATGCGGATGCCGTTCGCCACTACATCATCCGGCaacaagaggagagaaagaggcgtCTGGCGGAGGACAAGAGGGCACTgagggaggagacggagaggagaAACCAGAGACTGCAGGAGCTCTACAGGAAGCAAAGAGAAGTCGCTAGAACAGTGGCCATTCCCATCGACCCACCTGTGGCTCCTGTACAAAAGCGACTTCAGGAGACCTACAACAAACTGCTGTTGGAGGAGGCCGAGCTCGGCGAGGACGTCACACAGATGCACCCTGCAGCTCCTTCTAGTCAAATG AGACCAATGTACCAGCCCTCTGGGGAGTCTgacaaagagaacaaaagatTAGATGCCCCTCAAAGCCCCTCGAGCAGCGACAGGTCTTTAAACGATCAGCCACCTCCATTGTACAG GGACGATCTGGATGTTGgagtttcctcttttcttcaacCTGATCGTTTGAGCCCTGCTGTGCGACCCACAGCTCGACACAGCGGCAGTACGCTAGCTCCTTATGGTGACCAtcttctctctcagcttctcCGGCTGGAGACGGAAGTGGCTGCCAGTAACATCAACCACACCCAGCGGCTGGCTACAGCACCTACCAACAGGTCACCATTCAAGATGTCCCGCATTGAGGCCCTCAAGGCCAAGGCCGCATCCCTTTCCAATCGTATAGAGAGTGAGGCACGGAAGATTGCTGGGGAAGGAGTCAACTATGGTACGGCAGCTTCAGCTGACATGGATACTATTttggctcctctgtcctctcaggCTTATCTTGACGATGGACGCTGGGCAGAAACGGCTGCCACGGAAAACAATGATGAGGCATTTGGTGTCAAGAGGATTTGGCTGAGCACAGGTCAAAGTTCATATGATTGCACAGCTCTTCCAGGAGTGGGCAATCTGCACACCTTTAGTagacagaaagaaaggaggagtaTACAAACCAATTTGACCAGTCCACAAATAAGTAATGGCGACAGAACAGGGCCCATTCACAAAAGTTATATACAAGAAAGGGGAAATTTGGTCAACGGCTTTGAAAAGGTAGAAATAATAGATAAAATGGCCCAAAGGAGCAGCTTTGACAAGATGGATAATCAGACAGGTCCCCTTGACTCAAGTACCAGTTCAATCAGTGAGGGTCCCATACTGAGTGAAGGGAGTTTCTCAGAGGATGAGGCCAGCCCTCCCCGCCCCTCCCACAATCGTGTTTCTCGACCAGCAGGCCACCTGGAGGCAGCAGAGTACTGTGCAGGTCGGAGAGGGGATTACCAGCGGCTGACTGAGTTCCAGAGGGAGGCAGCAAAGTGCTCTGCTCTTAGCCCCCCCTTTGCTCAGCAGGACTGCAGTAAAATGGCCTGGGAAGAGCTGAACAAAGGAAGCCCTTTAAGCGTTATCAACATTTTCACCAAGAACCTTCATGGGCATGTTAAAG CGAGTGAGAGaaactctccctctccccaATCCTATCACCCTGGAAATGGCCTCGGAGATGCAGCGATCTATGAAGATGACTTTGTGTCATCATCACAAAGCAGCAAAACCACCGGCCAATTAAAGAGAGGCTCAAAATCGCCAAG TGTGAACAGTCACTTTGAGGAGCTGATCAGAAGGTCTCCTTATGAGCCAAATAGAGGAAGCATCAACTCCCATCATTCATCTGCCCACTCACCACTTGTTTCCTCTGGTTCAACATCTGGCTCCTCACCCCTCTCAAAGTACTCCAGCAGAAGAACAG GCACATCAGACCAGAGCGATGCCACTTTAGTAGAAGAGCAGAGAAGCCCCTGCTCACCCCGGTCAGAGGTTTTATCCTCCGACTCCAGGAAGAAGGGCTCAGACAAAAGCTCTGGCCACAGCGAGGCTAGGAGTGTCCTCTCCAGTGAACTCTTAGGGCATCCTCACCAAAG TTCGGCGCTGGATGGAAAGAGGTCAGCTTCAGTGGTGACTCCCAAGCATGCTTCTCCTTCTGGCTCTCCAGACCCTGGTTCTCCTCCAGGACTAGACTCTTTCAGTGAGCCTGTACGAGGTGGCTCAGATTACATCGGCACTGGCAACCCAGCTGGCAGTGGGAGACTAGAGAACAGGACCACAG GTGAACTACAGTATTCACCTGCTGTTCTGCAGCAGCGAATGGCAGCAGAGCTCCACTACCTGGAGTCTGTTGAAGAGTCGGTCCGGCAGCTGGGCGACGTGGAGAGGCTGATAGGTGTTTCCATGGCGCAGCAGGACAGTGCCAATTTGGCACAAATGCTAAAG GCCAAGGAGCAGCGCCATGAGTGTGACCTCTACGAACTGAAGATCAAGACTGAAAGAGAAGCCCTGGGGACGCAGCTACAGATGGAGGAAAATCGGCAGAGAGTGGCCAGG GCTCATACAGAACTGCAGGAGACTTTGGCAGCGAACCAAAAAGAGACTTTGGAAGGCCTCCAGGAGGCAACTACTAAGATGATGAGTCAACAGGCTGAGGCAGCACGGTACACAGCTGATGCTGCCCGACACATCAAGGAG ATGACAGAATTGGCACGGTCGCAGATAGCGGGGGCTTTGGTTGTTGCTCCTGTTGCTGCAGATTCCTCCATGTTGGACCAGCGGGTAGAACATGAGAGCTCCTACACGAAACAGCAACAAGATCAAGCTGACTCTGATAG CTTCCAAAGTGAGGTGTCGAGCAGAAGGGCCAAGCCAGAGGAATCTCTGTCTTCACTGAACAGCCAATCTGACTCGCTTTCTTTCAGAAGACCCAACATGAG TGGAGAAAATTCGAGCAGCCTCAATACCCCATCGTACGTCTCCTCGGACCACAGAGAACCACCAAAGAAAGAAGCAGGAGAGGGCAAATGGCGGAACGGGGGAGCcgaggggaggaaagagagggaagtgAGAAGCAGCTCCATAGAGGAGGAAGTTCTTACAGCAGCAAATGACTCCCTCTGCAGTGACAGCATCCCCTCTATAGTGGATGAGAAAG GAGACAGTACATCAGTGGCAACTGAGTATTCCCTCAAGTTTGATGAATCCATGACAGAGGACGAGATAGAAGAGCGATCATTCCGCTCTTTGCTGCCGTCTGAGGCGCATCGCCGAGGAACCATAGAGAAAAAGTCTCGACACCATGAGGAATCGGAGGATGATGGCGCCAATCACAACACAACTTTGGTTTCAGGGGCACACAACATATTTAAG tCTCAAGATGGAAAGATGGCCTTCTCTGGTGGTCAGGACAGCTTTTCTCAGTTCACCATGGACATGGTGCGTCAGTACATGAAGGACGAGGAAGTTAGGCTACAGCACCAGAGCTCTCTGTTGCATCTTCGCCAGAAGGCACTTAAAGAGAAGACCAGAACTGAGCTGGCCTGGCTAGAGCACCAGAAGAATAGGCTGAGGGACAAGGGAGAGGATGACAAAATGCCACCGCTCAGGAAGAAGCAGAGGGGCCTTCTGATGAAACTACAACAGGAGCAg GCTGAGATCAAGAGGCTTCAGGAGGCCAACAAAGCAGCGAGGAAGGAAAGGCAGCTGTtgctgaagcagcaggaggagattgAACGGATGAGAAACTCGACACTCAGACTGAAGGAGCGTCTCAAATGTGCTGGGGTTGAAGCACCACCT GAGACTCCTGTGTCAGAAGCACCACTGTCGGAGACAGCCTCCCCCAACATGAGACATGCTGATAACCGCAGCCCCTCTCCCTCGCTTTCCATCTCTGGAAGTGAGACGAGCAGCATCATGCAGAAGCTTAAGAAGATGCGCACTCACACGGATGAGAA ACACTGCTCTCCTGTCCActacttcctctctgtgttcacTGCCCACCACTGGGCCTCCCTCAGTGTCTGTCTTCCCAAACTCCAACCTAAATTCCAGCTCTTTATCTACAACCAGTTGGTCAG GTTCCTTACCAagcgagagcagcagctgatgcacAGGCGCCGCCatgctgaggagctgctgcagtggaaacaGCGGCTGGACCAGGAAGAGGCAGAGGTCCGTAGGATGGAGAGGGAAGCCCTGGCTGTCTGGGACAAGACGAGATCTCAACCTAAGGATCGTGAGGCGCCAGagagtcagaaagaggagaTCTCTGACACGAGTCCCAGTAAACATCAAAGCTCAGAACCCAGGACTGACAGCGAGAGAG aTTATGTGAGTGAGGGCGACTGTTCCTCAGCAGCACCGGAGTCAAGTATTCACACGGAGGGATTGGGGTCCCAGCAACCAGGAAGCCCCTCCTCGGCAAAACCTGTGTCAGTCCGTGAAACACCTCTGGCCTCCGTCCACAGCAGCCCTGCAAACTACACCAACGACTTCTCTTCAGCTTCTCCATCACCTGGCAGACAA TCCGTCCAGTCGTCTATAGTCAAAGGCAGCCACAGCCCTGCTGCCTCTCCGTCCGACGGCAGCAGCAAGACCAAGATGCAGCTTCACTCCTCTCGGACCATCATCCAGGCCCGCACTCAGCCCACTGACTCCCCTATGGCCGCACCGACTG AACCCATTTCAGACCAGAGTGACATAGAGACCCGTATCAAGGCCCTGAAGGAGGAACTCAGAAAACGAAAGTCTATGGCCTGCCAGCTgaaaaaagagcagaagaagagaaacaaggaGCGACTCAAGGCAAAGGAGGCCAGCCTGCTGAAGCAGCTGGAG aCCTATAACGACTTCATTGAGAAAACTAAGGCAGAACTTGATGAGGAACCAGACTCAACTCCTGATACAAAGTCCCAGATTCAAGATTCCATATCAGTCGCTAAACAGTCAAGCATCAATCCACCTTCTCACAG GTCTGAAAAGAGCCAAGATTCTGAAAGGACAAAAATTGATGCTTCATTTGACCGTT ATGCCCCTCTTGAAGTTGATCATAGTAGATCCACCTCGGTGCCTGAAGTGTTATCTGATGAAGACCCACCAACCGTCACTCCGACTCCAGTATACGGCAGCCCAGACTGTCCGAGGGGCCGCCAGTCCTCTCTGGATCTTTTAAGACCCACCTCCAAAGAAACCAAGACACAGATAATTGAGTCTGGTGATGAGAACATTCTGTCTGATCTAAGATCTGAAAttcaggaagagctggaggtggaAGTAAGCTCCAGTTCAGAGGATCAACATTCTGAACTTTATCATAAACTAGAAAAAGAAGACAGACCCGACTCCCGGGAGAAGCAGTCTACACATAAACATGATTCCTCTTCAATGAGTGAAAATCATCGATCATATCCATCTGAAGCAGAGGTTGTTGTGAAACCTACAACTAAGTCACTATCACCTGCAATGGACTTCGAAAGCCAGGAGGCACCAAAGAAGGATGCTGAAGCCTTTGCTTCCTTGCCAGATGACTATCATGATGACTTTGAGTCATCACGCGATTCCTCACCCAGAGAAAAACATCCCATCTCCAAGTCAGAGTCTCAAATCTCAGTTTCCCCGACGGAAGTCAAAGTTTCGAGAAAGGACTCCCCAGGCCGAACCACACCAAATGACAGCCAAGATGAAGAAGTAGAGGAGGAAATAGAGGATGAGCTGAGTCCCCATTCTGGCATGAGTGAACCCAGCGAGCACTCTGGAAGACTGCTGGAGCTCTATAAGCAGACGGAAGATTTCAAACATGACCAAAAGAGCATCAACTCCAGCCACTCGGCACCCCTCTCTCCTGTGCTGAgccctctccctcctgctcaggATGAGATGCCAAGTTTTAAAGTGGGAGATCGGGTTCTTGTGGGTAGCGTTCAGCCTGGCACTCTGATGTTCAAAGGCCCAACCAGCTTTGCCAATGGCTTCTGGGCCGGCGTGGAGCTGGATAAGTCTGAAGGGAGCAACAACGGCACTTATGATGGAGTGGTGTACTTTGAGTGTAATGAGTGCCACGGTATCTTTGCTCCTCCGGACAAAATCACACACCTCCCAGATAAGTTTGGGCTCTACACAGACACCACAGAGGATGAAGACTCGTTCTCTGAAGATCTGTTAGACAAAGGTGGGGATAAATGTGAAAGAGATGAGGACGGAAATGATAAACGAGGAAAACTACAGAGTAAAAATGAGCAAACATCTGAGGACTTTGGGGCTGGAGATAAAAAGATCACAGATGATTCTCTTGGCAAGAACCAGACCTCACTGAAGCCCACATCCCACCTCAATACACAGCATCACAAAGACTCTCATCATCAACTCTCTAATGGCAACAGTCAGGACATCATTTTGGAGTTTGACGATGCGCCGACCACTCTCCTCATCTCTGACATGGCCAAGATTGACCTGGAGAAGAAGCCGAGTCCGAAGGAGATCACAACCCTTGTCGAGAACGAAGATGTGGACTCACAACACCAGTTTACTCCTGCTGATCTTTCCACAGACATCTGGGAAGTCGAGGGAAAAGAGATGGAAACAGACAAACTGGACAAATTCACGGACACGCTCTTCAACAACTTCCTGAGAGACACTGTGAAGCAGTTTACTGAACTTAAAAGGGCTAAAGAGCAGAAGATCAAAGATGCCAACCAGATGAATGGAGAGCTGTTgggtgaaaatgttgaagagGAGTGGATCCCTATAGTGGAACAAAAAGATGGCCTACCTTTCTTCCCAACCATAGAAAAAGAGGAGCTGTCTTCACCGGAGCTGTGCAACCGACCG GAGAGTCCAATGTTAGGGGCCAGTGGTCAAGAGGAGCTTGCCAAGCGACTAGCTGAGCTGGAACTGAGCCGTGAACTGCTGGAAGACCTCGGTGACGATGAGGACTGGTTTGATGAGGACTATGGCCTCAGCTCCCGCAGGGAACAGCAGAGGCTTAAGCAGAGGCagatagaggaagaggaagagctcaGGCTAGGAGGCCTGGGGAGGTCTGGCTCATCCACTCCTATGGGTGGAGAAGGGCAGGTCAAGTCTCCACCTAGACCCGAGCTTCCTCTCCCTCTACCTCCCAAACTACCTGAGCAGCCGGCCATGGTGGTGCCCCACTCGGCTGCAGAGGTGGAGAAGATGGTCCACGCTGCCGCTCAGGAGATCTGGGAGAGCTGTGgcctggggagggggggaggagtgaCCCTTTCACAGCTGCCAAAGCCCAACCCTTCGCATGAGTATCTGGGTACAGAGGCGAGCTGCCAGGATCAAGAAGCCCTGTCCATCCGCAGCTAcaaaaag GGTGTGTATGACCTGACATGGGAGATCCTGCAGGAGATCCATGCGGACGATCCCAATGCTGATCAGCCTCAGTGGGTCAAAGCACGACGGGGGAAGGCCTCTTACCACAGAGTCAAGTCCCCAGGAGACATCACCAAACTCCAG GAATTCCTCGCAGCAGAGGTGCTGAAACTCTACGGTCTGGCCAAGGACCAGAGCCAGAAGACTGACTGGCAGAAGATGCTTAAATTTGGCAAAAAGAAACGGGACAGAGTCGATCACATACTG GTCCAGGAACTCCACGAGGAGGAGGCCCAGTGGGTCAACTACGACGAGGACGAGCTGTTTGTCAAGATGCAGCTGGCAGACAGCATCTTCGACGCGTTGCTTAAAGACACCGCCAACACGCTGACACAAATTTGTGACACAAGGGCCAAGCGAGATGGCCCCTCTTGA